A window from Anser cygnoides isolate HZ-2024a breed goose chromosome 1, Taihu_goose_T2T_genome, whole genome shotgun sequence encodes these proteins:
- the RPL31 gene encoding large ribosomal subunit protein eL31 has product MAPAKKGGEKKKGRSAINEVVTREYTINIHKRIHGVGFKKRAPRALKEIRKFAMKEMGTPDVRIDTRLNKAVWAKGIRNVPYRIRVRLSRKRNEDEDSPNKLYTLVTYVPVTTFKGLQTVNVDEN; this is encoded by the exons ATGGCTCCTGCGAAGAAAGGTGGCGAGAAGAAGAAGGGACGGTCTGCCATCAACGAGGTGGTAACCAGGGAGTACACCATCAACATTCACAAGCGGATCCATGGCGT GGGTTTCAAGAAGCGAGCACCGCGTGCTCTCAAGGAAATCCGCAAATTTGCAATGAAAGAAATGGGTACTCCTGACGTTCGCATCGACACCAGGTTGAATAAGGCAGTCTGGGCTAAAGGAATAAG GAACGTTCCTTACCGCATCCGTGTGCGTTTGTCCAGAAAACGCAACGAGGATGAAGATTCCCCAAACAAGCTGTACACACTGGTTACCTACGTACCAGTCACAACATTCAAAG GCCTACAGACAGTCAACGTGGATGAAAATTAA